A segment of the Paraburkholderia fungorum genome:
GGTGTCGCTGCAGCCCGATGTCCGTTGCCGGACACCGAGCCCTTCAAACTTACAGCGGCTTGATGTTAGCCGCTTGCAGACCCTTCGGGCCTTGCTTCGTTTCGAAGCTCACCTTCTGGTTTTCAGCCAGCGTCTTGAAACCGTCGCTGCGAATTTCCGAGAAATGCGCGAACAGGTCGTCGCCGCCCTTGTCCGGGGTGATGAAGCCAAAGCCTTTGCTGTCGTTGAACCACTTAACGGTACCGGTATCCATGAAGAATCCTTGAGGTAAAAATTGAAGAGTTTGCTCGGTGAAAGAGCGCTTGAAGCGTCAAGGAAGGGAGAGGACAACGAATACCGCTGAGGGAGCGAGACATTGATGAACAGCAATCGAACTTCTTGAACTTCGGGTGCCACATTAACCGCGAGGGCATATCAGCGTCAACAGTTAACTTGTAACTGTTTTGCGAGGAGCGGCGGATCGGTCAGGTTTGCAGGGTGTTGGTTGGAAGTGCCAATCCTTTACCAGCGCGCGTTGCGTCGCCTCGCCGTGTTCGGCGGCGAGGCACGCTGAAGGCAAATCACAGCGCAGCGTTATTTTCAGATGCCCACTTTGTGTGCAGTCAGGATCAGGCGTAATCCGAGCGCGGCAACCGCGCTTGCCGCGACCCGATCGATCCACGCTTTCCATTGCAGATAGACCTCACGCGGACGTTTGCTCGAAAAGCACAGCGCGACGATCGTGTACCAGCCGGCTTCGATCGCGAAAATTGCCGGGGGCAACGCAAAGTAGCACCACATCGGCGGATGCTGCGGAAGCAGCGCTGCGAAAATGCTGCCGTAGTAAACAGCCGTCTTTGGATTGCTGAGTTGCGTACTCAAGCCGATCCAGAACGATTTGCGCGGATTCGCAGCGGAGGCCTGCGCAGCATCGAAAGCGAGCGGCTTGGCTGCGCCGCGCCAGATTTTCGACGCCAGGTAGACCAGATAGATACCGCCCGCGATTTTCAGGCCGACATAGAGCCACTCGACCGTGGCCAGCAACGTATAGAGGCCGAGCAGCGCGATGCCGCTAAAGAACACGCCGCCGATGCCCATGCCAAGCGCCGTAGCGAGTCCGTCGCGGCGCGACAGTCCGATCGCATTGCGGGCGACGATCACGAAGCTCGGACCCGGACTCATGGCACCGAGCAGGAGCGCAGCCAGAATGGTAAGGATGGCGGTTGAGGCGGGCATGGTCGTGTCTCCTATGCGCGTATGGGGGTGATGTTTGCGTAGTGTATGTAGAAGTATGACGCAGCAGAACACAGGATTGCAGCAGAAGGCTTTGTCCTGCTTCTTCCGTTGACAGTTATTGCCCGTTCTATCGCCTAGCCGGTACGCCGATAAAGGAATACGAACGGAAAACCCCAATTTGTCATTCAGCGTCCCCTCGCTGCAAACAGAATAAATTGAATGCTAGAATTACTTTCCATACGCTGAAGCCGATGCCTCCTGGCAGCATGAACACAGCATGCGGAGAGGCTGGCAGCAGAAGCGATTCGAGCCAGTCGCCTTAGAATTCTCTTTAATCCAAGATTGACCAGGCCTGATATCCGGGTGCAAGTTTTACGCATCGGGAGTCATATCGCGGGTTCGAATCGCAATCTATTCCGATGAATCATCGCATGAGCTTCGCGTCGTTTAGCGAAGTATTCGTTTGTCTAACGCGAACATAAATAGCAGCGATACCGGTACGTTATGAAAGTGCGAGAAGAACAAGGGTTGCTCGATTTCGATGGCAATGCGCGTGAGCGTCTGGTCGCGTGGATACGCCGGCGTATGGACGACTACGGCATCACGCTCGAGGCACTCGCAGACTCGCTCGAAGCCGATGCGAACGCCGTCCGTGCAGTGATGTATCGCGATGCGTACGGGAATTCGTGGGACGGTCATGGCGATAAACCCGACTGGCTCGCGCGCGCGATTCACGCCGGGCAGAACCTCGATTTCTTCCGTTGCTAAAGCGGTTTTTCCGCAGGTTTTCTGTTGCAGACGGATGGTCTGTCCATCATTCTCGAGGTCCGTTCTGCGTTGATCGTATGCAGGTTCTGTCTTAACATCGGCGGGTCGTTGCCGACGCGGTGCCCATTATTTTCGAACTCGCGCGGCACAGAACTGGAAACTGCATGCCGTACGGTCGTCGAATTTCTCCATCTGAATTTCCTGCTCATCACCTCTTAACTTGGCTTCGCTATATCGCGATATTCGGCCTGCTGTGGCTGACTATCGGCGAGTCTTCTGGTGCGACTCACGAGACGGCGCGGCAATCTTCCGCGCGCGTTGGCAGACAGGTTACGCCATCTGTTGCGCGTAAGTCGCGAGCAAAAATCGAGGCACACGGTAAAGCGAAACGGCCTGGCGTCGGCAAAGCGCGGCGTCGTGTCGCGCACAAACGCAAGCGCGCGACGAGTGCGGTACAGCCCATGCATCACAGCAAGATCACGCCGAAACATCGTCGTCAGGCTGCGCGCATGGTCAACGGGTCACGCGGCGCACGTTCGATAAAGGAGCCGGGCAGTGCGCAACGTGTTGCGCGGCAGCCAGCAGCGGCGTCGCGTGCTCCGGGGCTTCGTCTGCTGGCGCGCTGCGGTTATACGCGGCAATCGCGCGCCTTGCTCCGCGCGCGATCTGTGTATGTCGTCGATGCACGCACGCGCACCGTGCTTACCGAAAAGCAGGCCGAGCAGATAGTGCCGATTGCTTCGATATCCAAACTAATGACGGCGGTCGTTTCGCTCGATGAAAAGCATGCACTGAACGCGCCGCTCGACGTCACCGACCAGGATCAGGATTTCGACAAGTTCACCGGCTCACGGCTGAGTGTCGGCTCGCGATTGTCGCGTCACGACATGCTGCACATTGCGCTGATGTCGTCGGAAAATCGCGCGGCCGCCGCGCTCAGCCGGGATTACGCGGGCGGGCGGCCTGGCTTCGTCGCGGCGATGAATGCGAAAGCGCGTGCGCTGGGCATGCGCCGAACGTCGTTTGTCAACGGCACGGGGTTGTCTGCGCAGAATGTGTCGACCGCGAAGGATCTCTCATTGCTGGTTGCGGCGGCCAGTCGCTATCCGCTGATTCGTGCTTATTCGACGGACCGCTCGCAGATCGTGTTCCCCGGCGGACGCCGCGCGAGCCTGAGTTATCACAATTCGGACGCGCTGGTGCGAGGCGGCGACCGGTCTATCGTGTTGCAGAAAACCGGCTTCATCAACGAGGCGGGACATTGTGTCGTCATGCGGATGATCGTGCACGGCAGGCCGATCGATATCGTCGTGCTCGGCGCGCCGGGGCCGCACGACCACATTGCCGATGTGATCAGGATTCGCGGCTGGCTGCGCTGCTCACTGGCACATTGAGCGGAAAAAGCGCAAAAAAAAGCCCGCGCGAGGCGGGCTTAACTACTCTACTCGGAGTATCGCGATCCAGTCGCTAAACTGAATCGTAGCCAGTGTATGTGAAAGCTATATGAAAGTATAGAAATACCCGGAATAGCTTTCGCCGGCTTCACATCACAGGTCGAAGAAAACGGTTTCCTTGTCGCCCTGCATGTGGATATCGAAGCGATACACGTTGGCGCTGTCCGGCTCGCGACGCGCGATCAGCGTGCCGCGACGTTCCGCCGGAACCGCTGCCAGCACCGGGTCCTGCTCGTTCGCCGAGGTTTCGTCGTCGAAGTAGATGCGCGTAAACGTGTGCAGCAGCATGCCGCGCATCGTCAGGATCACGTTGATGTGCGGCGCTTCGTCCGGGTTCGCACGGCCAGGCTTCACCGTTTCGATGATGAAGCGCTTGTGCGGGTCCGTGCCCGTGCCCATGCGCGCGAAGCCGTGAAAACCGGTCTTCAGGATTTCCTCGCGCGACTGCGGATAGTGGCCGTTGGCGTCCACCTGCGACATCTCGATCATCGCGTCGCCAATCACCTTGCCGTCGCCGTCGAACACCTGACCGACGATCGAAATATGCTCGCCAGCCGCTTCGCGGTCGGCCAGAACGGACGTGAACAGGCTCTTGTAGTCGAAATCGTATTGCTGCGGGCACAGACCGTAAGCGAAGTACGGTCCAACCGTTTGCGAAGGCGTTTGCTTGAGAGTGGTCATGGCTTAGCGCTCCATCGGCGTTTCGTTCGGGCCGCGCAGCACGATGTCGAAATCGTAGCCGAGCGCATAGGCCTCTTGCGTGGTGTCGAGCGAGAAATTCGCGATCATGCGTTCACGCGCGCCTTCCGGCGTGCCCTGATAAATCGGGTCGAACGCGAGCAGCGGGTCGCCGGGGAAATACATCTGCGTGACGAGACGCGAGCCGAAGTGATCGCCGAACAGCGAGAAGTGAATATGGTTCGGGCGCCATGCATTCGGATGATTGCCCCACGGATATGCACCCGGCTTGATCGTCAGGAAGCGGTAGCGGCCTTCGTTGTCGGTGATGCAGCGGCCCGCGCCGAGGAAGTTCGGGTCGAGCGGCGCGTCGTGCTGGTCGGCCTTGTGCACATAGCGGCCGGCTGCATTCGCCTGCCAGATTTCGACCAGCGTATTGCGCACCGGGCGGGCGTTTTCGTCGAGCACGCGGCCCGTCACGATGATGCGCTCGCCGAGCGGCTCGCCGTTACGCACGGCGTTTTTCGTCAGATCGTGGTCGAGCGCGCCGAGGTCGTCGGTGCCGTAGACGGGCACGCGCTGGTCGCGCAGTTTCTCTTTCAGGGGGATCAGCGGCAGTTTCGGGCCGCGTTTGGCCGAAGAACCGTAGCTGGGATAGACGTAGTCGGGGTGGGATGGGAAGTCGCGCGGACTGAGCAAGGAATCGTCCATCAGTGTCTCCTTCGAGGAATTGTGGGATAAGGCGTTATGGCTGCGACTGTATCTAACCTGCGCGGTTATGAAAAATGACGTTTTCGCCCGTTTCATATAACCTTCCGTTATGCAACGCAGTCTCGCGGATAGCCGCGTCAAATTTCGCCATCTCCAGTGCTTTCTGGCCGTCGCCCAGTTCGGCAGCGTCCAGCGGGCGGCCGACAGCCTGTCCATCACCCAGCCCGCCGTCTCCAAGACGGTCGCGGAACTCGAAGCGATTCTCGGCGTGAAGCTGTTCGAGCGCGGCAGGCACGGCGCCGTGCCGACCCGCGAAGGTCAGCTTTTCATGCCGCACGCAAGCGCTTGTGTCAGCGCGCTGCGCCAGGGCGTCGATCTGCTGGCGCGCGCGGAAGGCGCGGCCGCCGCCACGCTGGAGGTCGGCATTTTGCCGACCGTCGCGGCCGCGCTGATCCCGCCGGTGCTGAAGCAGTTCGCCACGCTGTGGCCGCGCGTGATCGTGCGCCTCGCGACCGGCGCGAATCCGGAATTGCTCGAGCGTCTGAAAGCAGGCACGATCGAATTCGCGGTCGGGCGTCTGGCCGATCCCGAGCGCATGGTCGGCCTCAGCTTCGAACAGTTGTTTACCGAGCCGATGATCGCGGTGGTGAGAGCGGGGCATCCGCTGACGCAGGGTCTCAGCTTGCCGGCGACGTCGCTGGAAGATTTTCCGGTCGTTCTGCCGCCGTTCGGCACGCTGATCCGGCAGTCGGCGGAGAGTTTGCTGAGTGCGTGGGGCGTGCCGCCGTTGTCGGCGTTCGTCGAAGTGTTGTCGGTTTCCACAGGGCGGGCGCTGACGCTCGAAAACGGCGCGGTCTGGTTCGTGCCGTTGAGCGCGGTCGAATATGAGCTGGCGCACGGCATGCTGGTGCGTTTGCCGCTGCCCTTTGCCGGTACTGGCGAGCCGGTCGGGCTGATCCGGCGCTCGGACACGCAGCCGTCGCCGGTGGGGCGGGCGTTCATCGACGCGGTGCGCGAGGTCGCGCAGCAGCGGATGGCGGCCATCGCGGGCAAGATGGCAGGCAAGGTTGCCGGTAAAGATCAGCGCAAGCGCAGCCGGGCCAGGTCGGCGAGTAGTTGAAGTAGACAGCGGTGGTGCGTGTGCGCCAGCGCGTCCGATCCATCACGCATGAACCATTCAGTACAAAATGAAAGTTGCGAACGCCCTGCTACCCGGTGTACAAACACGGTGCAAAAGCCGTCGGTAGCCGCGTTTGCTGCGGCACACCATGCGTGAACTGCTGTAGGGCAGGTAGATCGACGGTGCACACCAATCATCGGAAACACCGGATTTAGCGTCGAAAGACTGTACAAGGAGATTGCCATGCCCAGCGACTTGCCCACACCAGACGCCGCGCTGCGCGCCGTGTCGGCGCCTGAGCACAATCCGCTCGGCACTGCCGGCCTCGAATTCGTGGAGTTTGCCGCGCGCGATCCGCAGGCGCTCGGCGAAACCTTCGCCAAGCTCGGCTTCAAGGCGGTCGCACGTCATATCAGCAAGGACGTCACGCTCTACCGGCAGGGCGAGATGCAGTTCCTGCTCAACGCGGAACCCGACTCGTTCGCCGCGCGCTATGCAGAGGAATACGGCGCCGGCATTTGTGCAATCGGCATTCGGGTGGCCGACGCGCAGCGCGCGTTCGACCGCGCGATCGAACTCGGCGCGTGGGCGTTCGAAGGCGAGAAACTCGGCATAGGCGAGTTGCTGATTCCGGCGATCCAGGGCATTGGCGATTCGCACATCTATTTCGTCGACCGTTGGCGCGGCCGTGGCGGCCAGCGCGGCGGGCTCGGCGATATCTCGATCTTCGACATCGATTTCCGGCCCATCGAAATCGACACGGCGCACGCCGATCTGAGTCATGTGGGCAACGGCCTCATTGCGGTCGATCATCTGACGCAAACGGTCGGCGAAGGCCGGATGCAGGAATGGATCGACTTCTATCGCGACCTGCTCAATTTCCGCGAGATTCACGAGTTGCACGCGAACTGGCATGTATCGGCGGAATCGCGGGTGATGGTGTCACCGTGCGGCGCGATTCGCGTGCCGCTCTATGAAGAGGGCACGCGCCGGACCAGTCTGATGCACGAGTATTTGCCGGATCACCCGGGCGAAGGCGTGCAGCACATCGCGCTAGCCACCGACGACATCTTCGCGTGTGTCGAGCAGCTACTCGCGAACGGCGTCCAGTTCGTCGAGCCGCCGCCGCGTTATTACGAGCAACTCGACGCGCGTCTGCCGGGTCACGGACTCGACGTGGAACGGCTCAAGCGCACACACGTGCTGGTGGATGGCGAAATTGGCGCGGACGGCGCGCCGTTACTGTTTTTCCAGACCTTCGTGCGCCGCGGAACCGGCGAGATCTTCTTTGAGATCGTGCAACGCAAAGGACATCATGGGTTTGGCGAAGGCAATCTGAGCGCGTTGGCGCGAGCCCGCGAACAGACCGGGACCTGAGTCGGAAACACAGGGCTGCATGCATACGCTGCAGCCCGCGCCCGCGTTATTTCTTCGACGACTCGGCCGCGCCGGTGGCGGGCACTTGCGGAATATCCGCGCTGGTCGCCATCCACAACACTTCGGCGTCTTCTTCGCTGGTTGAAACGGCCGCATGCCCGGTGCGGCTGTCGAAGTACAGGCTGTCTCCCGCGTTCAGATGGGTCGGCGCATATAGCTCCGAATAAAGACACACGCTGCCGCTGATCACATACAGAAATTCTTCGCCTTCGTGGCGGCCCCAGTCGTCGAATGCGTCTAGCGTGTGCGCGGAAATGCGGATGCGAAACGGCAGCATTGCCTTGTGCGCGAGATCGGTCGCCAGCAATTCCATCTGATAGCCGCGGTACGCGTGGCGTTGACCTTCGTTTTTGCGGGTCAGCGCGCGGCGTCCATTCGCGCTGACTTTAGGTGTGGAGCCGAACAACTCGCCAATTTCGATCTTCAATCCGAGGACGATTTTCTGCAGCACGTCGAAAGTGGGGGACATCAGGCCGTTTTCGACTTTCGAGAGCGTGGAGCGCGAGACGCCGCACAGGCGGCTTGCGGTCTCCAGCGTCAGGTCCTGTGCCTGGCGCGCGGCGCGCACGCGGCGGCCGAGGTCGGTGGTCGAGGGCTCGGCGGGCTTCGTGAGGTGGGTGTCCATGGGGTTTGCTGCTTGTCCAGTACGCGCTTTTTCGATGGCGGATTGTGTTTCCGATAATAACATCGGCCATCGCGATTGAATCTCTGCAAGAGGCGAGAAAAGGCGTGGTTCGGACCTGCAACGACCCCGCGCTTTTCTCTCATCGGAAACGTTTGCCGGTTTACTCGTCTCCGCTATGCCGGCACGTTTACGAAGATCCGCGCGTGTGCGCCGCGGCGAGTACTAAAAGGACACCGCTCCTCACGCGCGGTCCTTGAACAGATCGTTCAGTTGCGAGCCGGGTGCCGCGCTGTCGAAACCGTCGAAGCGGCCTTCGGCCAGCACTTTCGCAGCCTGTATGAAGCCGCCCCACGCCGCGCGGGCCAGCGCGCCGCCGACGCTGATCCGCCGTACGCCGAGCGCGGCCACGTCCTGCAACGTGAATGTCGATGACGAGCCGAGCAACAGGTTGACCGGCTTGGGCGCGACCGCCGCCACCACCGCCTCGATCTGCTCGCGGGTCTGGATGCCGGGCGCGTAGAGGCAATCGGCACCGGCTTCGGCATAGGCCTTGAGCCGCGCAATCGCGTCTTCCAGATCCGGGCGGCCGGCGACGAAATTCTCCGCCCGACCCACCAGCAACGTATCGCCGCCGGTTTCGTCGATCGCACGGCGTGCCGCGCCGAGCCGCGCAACCGCGACATCGATCGGGAAAAGCGGAGCGTCGGCGTCACCGGTCGAGTCTTCGATCGACAAACCCGCCACGCCGGTTCCGACTGCCAGCTTGACGCTTTCGGCGACCTCCGCAGGATCGCGGCCGAAGCCGTTCTCGAAGTCGGCATTGACCGGCAGGTCGGACGCTTCGACCAGCTCGCGCAGATGCGCGAGGATGGCTTCGCGGGGCAGCGAGTTGTCCGCGTGTCCGGTGGACCATGCAAAGCCCGAACTGGTAGTGGCGAGCGCCTTGAAGCCGAGGGAGTCCAGATAGCGGGCGCTGCCCGCATCCCACGGATTGGGCAGCACGAAACAACCGGCACGATGCAATTCACGGAAAGCGGCGCGTTTCTCGGCGGTGGTGCGGGACATGACGTGTCTCCTGGTATGGGCGGAGGCGAAGCTCCGCGTGGATCAGGCAACTGCGGTATTGACCACTGGGAAGTCTATTTTCGTATCGAACGCAATGGTTGATGAAAATCGCCGTCGTGTAATGCGCGTTCAGCGTGATGAATTCGACGATGTTCTCATCGAACCATTTTCGGGCGATTAAAAACCACCCGCGCGAGGAGGGAATTTTGCACTGTAAAAGAGTTGAACGAGCAGCAGCAGAGGGTGCAAAAAGAAGGGCTTAAAGCGGGGAGATACGTGAAAAGAGTCGTCAGAAAGCATGCCGAAAAACATGCTCCAAAAAATCAGAAGCGAGTGCAGGTCTGAAAACCCGCACTCGCCGCACCATCGCGAAACGATGAACTGTCGATCAACCGCCCGTTATTGAGCCGGACTTGCGGCGCCATTACCACCCGTTTGCGACGACCCGGTCGCCGTCGTCCCATAGCCGGTTGTATCCGCTTGTGCCGCGTTTTTCGCCGCGACGCGCGCTTCGGCTGCCTGGATGTCGGCGGGATAGACGGCATCCGTCGCGACAGCGGGCTTGTAGCCCACGTCTTCGAGTTGCTTTAACTGAGCCGTGACCTGTGCACGCGTGAGCGGCTGCTCCGATTGTGCAAACGACACCACCGGGGCCACGACAACGACAGCTAGCGCTACTGCTTTGATCAACGATTTCATGATGCTTCCCTCCGGGATTGTTTTGTCCGGCACTGCGACACTTTCCAGTACCTGTTTACGGAGTCTAGGAAGTGTGCGAGTTGGGGGAAACCATTGGTCAGCTAATTCAGTATTGCTTCAAACAGTAAGTCGGGGCGATGTAATGTGCGCTGTAAAAATACGACGAATCGCGTTAAACGCCTTTGCGCACGTCGACGCGGTAGGCCGTGACCTGGCGGTACGTATCGCCGGGACGCACGATCACCGCTTCCTGCCCGTCCATATTGATCTGATTCGGAAATCCGCCTGCTTCAAGGCACAAACCGGCATGTGTCTGGTACTTGATGCCGCCGCGTCCCGCGTCGCCGTTCAGGAAGTTACCGGAGTAAAACTGTAAGCCGCGCTGATCGGTGAGCACCGTCAATTCGCGGCCGCTGCCCGGATCGTAAGCGCGCGCGACTTCGCGCACCGATGGCGAGCTTTCCGCGCCCGTTGCACCGGACGCCTCGCGCAGCACATAACAATGATCGAAGCCGCCGGCTCGCGCGAGTTGCGAATGCGGCCAGTCGAGCCTCGCGCCGATTGGCGCGCTCTGCCGGAAATCGAAAGCGGTGCCCGTGACTTCGGCCAGGTTGCACGGGATCATCGTGGCGTCGACCTCGTAGAACCGGTCGGCGTCGATCGACAACATATGGCCGCGCACGTCCGCGCCCGGGCGCCCCGTCAGATTGAAGTACGCATGATTGGTCAGATTCAGCGGCGTCGCGGCGTCGGTGATCGCTTCGTATTCGATGGTCAGCGTGCCGTCGTCATCGAGCGAATAACGGACCTGGGTGGTCACGTTGCCCGGAAAACCCGCGTCGCCTTCGGGCGACTCCAGCCGCATCACCAACGCGCCGTTATCTTCGCTCACGTCCCACAGCGCACGATGAAAACCCACCGTGCCGCCGTGCAGCAGGTTGGTGCCTTCGTTGCGGTCGAGCGTGTATTCGATGCCGTCGAGCCGGAAGCGTGCATTGGCAATGCGGTTCGCCCAGCGGCCGATCAGGCCGCCTATGTAAGTGGTCGCCGCCACGTAGTCGGCGGGCGTGTCGTGGCCGAGCAGAATATCGCCGAGACGTCCCGCACGATCCGGCGCGTGCCATGAAACCAGCGTCGCGCCGAGGTCGCTGATGGCGACTTTCATCCCGTGCGCATTACGCAGCGTATAGAGGCGGACGCGATCGCCGCCATGCAATGTGCCCCACGGCTCGGAAGATAGTTGTGCGATGCTGATCATGTCGTCGGTGGGATTAAAAGAGAAAGGGCAGGCTTAACCGGGTGTGGGCGCTGCGGGTGTCGCGGGCGTTGTCGGCGTTGCAGCGGCGTTCGCGCGCTCCTGATATTCGCGCGGCGTACAACCCAGTTCGCGGCGAAATACCGCGTACATGTATTGCAGCGACGTGAAGCCGCAACGAATCGCCACTTCGGCACTCGACGCATCGCGCTTCGCGAGTAGCGCCTTCGCGACGTCGAGCTTATGGCGCAGGATTTCCTGATGCACGGTGCACTTGCGTTCGCGCCGGAAGTACTCTTCGAGCGATGAACGCGACACGCCCACGTAATCCGCTACCTGTTCGGTGCGAATGCCCTGACACGCGTACTGGCGGATGAAATGCCGCGCGCGCATCACATACGGACTCGTCAGCGGCTGATGCTGAGTCGATTCGAGCACGTTGATGCCGACCGGCGGCACCAGAATGCGCCGCCCCGGAAAGCGCGCGCCGTGCAGCATCTGATGCAGGATGTGCGCAGCGGTGCGGCCCATTTCGCCGGTCCCCTGAATCACCGACGAAACCGGAATACGGGTGAGCGTGCGCGTAAGCGGGTCGTTGTCGATGCCGATAATCGCGACTTCTTCCGGTACGGAAATGCCCGCCATCAAGCACGCCTGCAGCAGATGCCGCGCACGCGCGTCGGTCACCGCGATGATGCCGACGGGCTTGGGCAATTGCTGCAACCATGCGGTGAGCTGTTCAATTGCCTGGTTCCACGACGGCGCGCTGGTCGACAGGCCGCGATAGACCTCGGCGTCGATTTGCGCGGTGCTGCGTCCATCGGCGCGACGCAAGTGCGCGAACGCGAGTTCACGCTGTTGTGCCCAACGGTTTTCCTGCGCCTGCGGCAAGCTGTACAAAGCGAAATGTTCGAGACCCGCGCCGATCAGATGCGTATAGGCGAGTGAAACGAGCTTGCTGTTATCGGTGGCGATATAGGGTAAATCCGGGGGATAGTGCGCCGGATCCTCAAACGACGAACCCACCGCGACCACCGGCAAGCGGCAATCGCGCAGTGCTTCGCCCACGGCGGGATCGTCGAAATCCGCGATGATGCCGTCGCCGTCGAAACGCTCGATACCGGCCAGCCGGCAACGGAAATCTTCTTCGAGAAAAAGATCCCATGCCACGCGCGTCGACAGCAGGTAGTTGCCGATGCCGGCGATGATCTCGCGGTCGTAGACTTTGTTCGCGTTGAACAGCAGCGCGATCCGGTGGGTCGTCTGTGGAGTTGGCGGGCGGGTCATGGCGATGGGCGGCGCGCGGCGCGTACTGACAGTCAGTACAAACCCGAGCGCCTGTGTCTCCTGTTGGTGGCGCTTTACGCAGCACCGTTTTTTAAGCGTCCGGTTATTCTAGGCTGCGAATCGCGCGACGGGACGAAACAAACGCGCGGGCGGTAAGAAACATCAAGCGTGCTGCGCAATTTCGCAATTGCCTATGCATCTGGCAAGCGGCAGCATGGCGTCACCTTGTCGACCGGTACGATCTTTATCGCGCGAGTTGCGGTGCAGCATGGGACCGGCAGAAAGCGCTGAAGCGCGTCGACAGCTTTGCATGGGACGGCAGTAAGCGCTGAAGCGCTAACTCCCGTCGACATAAACGGAGACGCCCATGTCCTACTTCGAGCACATTCCCGAGATTCGTTACGAAGGTCCGCAATCGGATAACCCGCTTGCGTATCGTCATTACGACAAAAACAAACGGGTACTCGGCAAGACGCTCGAAGAACATTTGCGGATTGCCGTGTGCTACTGGCATACGTTCGTGTGGCCGGGTGTCGATATCTTCGGTCACGGAACCTTCACACGACCCTGGCAGCAACCCGGCGATGCGATGGAGCGCGCGCTGCAAAAAGCCGATGCCGCGTTCGAGTTCTTCTCGAAGCTCGGTGCACCGTTCTACACGTTTCACGATACCGATGTCGCGCCCGAAGGCACGAACCTGAGAGACTATAGCGAGAACTTCCTGCGCGTGACCGACTACCTCGATCGCAAGCAGCAGGAGACCGGCATAAAACTGCTATGGGGCACGGCTAATCTGTTTTCACATCCACGGTATGCGGCTGGCGCGGCGACCAGTCCCGACCCGGAAATTTTCGCGTACGCAGCGACCCAGGTGCGTCACGCACTCGAAGCGACACAACGGCTCGGCGGCGCGAATTATGTGTTGTGGGGCGGTCGCGAAGGTTACGACACGCTGCTCAATACCGACCTCGTGCGCGAGCGCAATCAACTCGCGCGCTTCCTGCATATGGTCGTCGAGCACGCGCACAAGATCGGCTTCAAAGGCTCGCTATTGATCGAGCCGAAACCGCAGGAACCGACCAAGCATCAATACGATTACGACGTCGCGAGTGTGCATGGCTTTCTATTGCAATACGGACTCGAGAAAGACATTCGGGTAAACATCGAAGCCAATCACGCGACACTTGCTGGACACTCCTTCCATCACGAAATTGCCACTGCTTATGCGCTGGGTATATTCGGAAGCGTCGATGCGAATCGCGGCGATCCGCAAAACGGCTGGGATACGGATCAATTCCCAAATAGTGTCGAAGAACTCACATTGGCTTTCTACGAGATTCTCCGGCACGGCGGGTTTACCACGGGCGGCATGAACTTCGATTCGAAAGTACGGCGCCAGAGCGTCGATCCGGAAGATCTGTTCTACGGCCATGTGGGTGCAATCGATAACCTCGCGCTAGCAGTCGAGCGCGCTGCGGTATTGATCGAAAGCGACCGGCTCGACCGGTTCAA
Coding sequences within it:
- a CDS encoding DUF4148 domain-containing protein; translation: MKSLIKAVALAVVVVAPVVSFAQSEQPLTRAQVTAQLKQLEDVGYKPAVATDAVYPADIQAAEARVAAKNAAQADTTGYGTTATGSSQTGGNGAASPAQ
- a CDS encoding isocitrate lyase/PEP mutase family protein; its protein translation is MSRTTAEKRAAFRELHRAGCFVLPNPWDAGSARYLDSLGFKALATTSSGFAWSTGHADNSLPREAILAHLRELVEASDLPVNADFENGFGRDPAEVAESVKLAVGTGVAGLSIEDSTGDADAPLFPIDVAVARLGAARRAIDETGGDTLLVGRAENFVAGRPDLEDAIARLKAYAEAGADCLYAPGIQTREQIEAVVAAVAPKPVNLLLGSSSTFTLQDVAALGVRRISVGGALARAAWGGFIQAAKVLAEGRFDGFDSAAPGSQLNDLFKDRA
- a CDS encoding helix-turn-helix domain-containing protein, with the translated sequence MDTHLTKPAEPSTTDLGRRVRAARQAQDLTLETASRLCGVSRSTLSKVENGLMSPTFDVLQKIVLGLKIEIGELFGSTPKVSANGRRALTRKNEGQRHAYRGYQMELLATDLAHKAMLPFRIRISAHTLDAFDDWGRHEGEEFLYVISGSVCLYSELYAPTHLNAGDSLYFDSRTGHAAVSTSEEDAEVLWMATSADIPQVPATGAAESSKK
- a CDS encoding XylR family transcriptional regulator, coding for MTRPPTPQTTHRIALLFNANKVYDREIIAGIGNYLLSTRVAWDLFLEEDFRCRLAGIERFDGDGIIADFDDPAVGEALRDCRLPVVAVGSSFEDPAHYPPDLPYIATDNSKLVSLAYTHLIGAGLEHFALYSLPQAQENRWAQQRELAFAHLRRADGRSTAQIDAEVYRGLSTSAPSWNQAIEQLTAWLQQLPKPVGIIAVTDARARHLLQACLMAGISVPEEVAIIGIDNDPLTRTLTRIPVSSVIQGTGEMGRTAAHILHQMLHGARFPGRRILVPPVGINVLESTQHQPLTSPYVMRARHFIRQYACQGIRTEQVADYVGVSRSSLEEYFRRERKCTVHQEILRHKLDVAKALLAKRDASSAEVAIRCGFTSLQYMYAVFRRELGCTPREYQERANAAATPTTPATPAAPTPG
- a CDS encoding aldose epimerase family protein → MISIAQLSSEPWGTLHGGDRVRLYTLRNAHGMKVAISDLGATLVSWHAPDRAGRLGDILLGHDTPADYVAATTYIGGLIGRWANRIANARFRLDGIEYTLDRNEGTNLLHGGTVGFHRALWDVSEDNGALVMRLESPEGDAGFPGNVTTQVRYSLDDDGTLTIEYEAITDAATPLNLTNHAYFNLTGRPGADVRGHMLSIDADRFYEVDATMIPCNLAEVTGTAFDFRQSAPIGARLDWPHSQLARAGGFDHCYVLREASGATGAESSPSVREVARAYDPGSGRELTVLTDQRGLQFYSGNFLNGDAGRGGIKYQTHAGLCLEAGGFPNQINMDGQEAVIVRPGDTYRQVTAYRVDVRKGV
- the hppD gene encoding 4-hydroxyphenylpyruvate dioxygenase, with translation MPSDLPTPDAALRAVSAPEHNPLGTAGLEFVEFAARDPQALGETFAKLGFKAVARHISKDVTLYRQGEMQFLLNAEPDSFAARYAEEYGAGICAIGIRVADAQRAFDRAIELGAWAFEGEKLGIGELLIPAIQGIGDSHIYFVDRWRGRGGQRGGLGDISIFDIDFRPIEIDTAHADLSHVGNGLIAVDHLTQTVGEGRMQEWIDFYRDLLNFREIHELHANWHVSAESRVMVSPCGAIRVPLYEEGTRRTSLMHEYLPDHPGEGVQHIALATDDIFACVEQLLANGVQFVEPPPRYYEQLDARLPGHGLDVERLKRTHVLVDGEIGADGAPLLFFQTFVRRGTGEIFFEIVQRKGHHGFGEGNLSALARAREQTGT